Proteins encoded within one genomic window of Couchioplanes caeruleus:
- a CDS encoding GNAT family N-acetyltransferase produces the protein MTHLPAGWRTRRPTLDDIPELLALAHASDIAAVGEPDFTVDEVREALTGPNTDMAKDCWLALDADGAVVGWAYPNNADRGDRDFLEVYVWPERGVPAQRPLLALLLARAAERGAEFGHEAYMVRAGAIPNEKPWIEALTDAGFTFLKQHARMTMSLDGVSPVAPEPPAGITVRPVHADELRRFHATIAEAFADSDHPAPGYEAWRSVAGDDRSDWFVAFADGEWAGVLQSSDSAAEEGSGWVKNLAVLRAYRRRGVGEALLRRAFAAYAAQGLTRAGLGVDLANPTRAARLYRAVGMHPMYEANIYQRQI, from the coding sequence GTGACCCACCTGCCTGCCGGCTGGCGCACCCGCCGGCCCACCCTCGACGACATCCCCGAACTCCTGGCCCTGGCCCACGCGAGCGACATCGCGGCGGTCGGCGAGCCCGACTTCACGGTCGACGAGGTCCGTGAGGCGTTGACCGGTCCGAACACCGACATGGCGAAGGACTGCTGGCTCGCGCTCGACGCGGACGGCGCTGTCGTCGGATGGGCATATCCGAACAACGCCGACCGCGGTGACCGCGACTTCCTCGAGGTGTACGTCTGGCCCGAGCGCGGCGTCCCGGCGCAGCGGCCGCTGCTCGCGCTGCTGCTGGCCCGCGCCGCCGAGCGCGGTGCGGAGTTCGGCCACGAGGCCTACATGGTGCGCGCGGGCGCGATCCCGAACGAGAAGCCGTGGATCGAGGCGCTGACCGACGCCGGGTTCACGTTCCTCAAGCAGCACGCGCGCATGACCATGTCGCTCGACGGGGTGTCACCGGTGGCGCCCGAACCGCCCGCCGGGATCACCGTACGGCCGGTGCACGCGGACGAGCTTCGCCGGTTCCACGCCACCATCGCCGAGGCGTTCGCCGACAGTGACCACCCGGCCCCCGGATACGAAGCGTGGCGTTCAGTGGCCGGGGACGACCGCAGCGACTGGTTCGTCGCCTTCGCGGACGGCGAATGGGCCGGAGTGCTCCAGTCGTCCGACTCCGCGGCCGAGGAGGGGTCGGGGTGGGTGAAGAATCTCGCGGTGCTCCGGGCGTACCGGAGAAGGGGTGTGGGTGAGGCCCTGCTGCGCCGGGCGTTCGCGGCCTACGCCGCGCAAGGACTCACCCGGGCCGGCCTGGGTGTCGATCTGGCGAACCCGACGCGGGCCGCGCGTCTCTACCGCGCCGTCGGCATGCACCCGATGTACGAGGCGAACATCTACCAGCGCCAGATCTAG
- a CDS encoding gamma-glutamylcyclotransferase codes for MGHYAAYGSNLDPARMRAYCPHSPMVGVGWVEGWRLTFAGEGDLGWEGAVTTIVESPGDRVFVALYDVHPWDAAQLDEVEGVTAGAYQKLTVRVSTLEGDLSAWVYVFDGYEGGMPTAWYLSEIANAAEKAGAPDDYVNELRQRPTRTSSPEL; via the coding sequence GTGGGTCATTACGCCGCGTACGGTTCCAACCTTGATCCTGCCCGGATGCGGGCCTATTGTCCGCACTCGCCGATGGTGGGTGTCGGGTGGGTCGAGGGCTGGCGTCTGACCTTCGCCGGGGAGGGCGACCTGGGCTGGGAGGGGGCGGTCACCACGATCGTCGAGTCCCCCGGCGACCGGGTCTTCGTCGCCCTCTACGACGTGCACCCCTGGGACGCGGCTCAGCTCGACGAGGTCGAGGGCGTGACCGCGGGGGCGTACCAGAAGCTCACCGTGCGCGTCTCGACCCTGGAGGGCGACCTGAGCGCCTGGGTCTACGTCTTCGACGGCTACGAGGGCGGCATGCCCACGGCGTGGTATCTCTCGGAGATCGCGAACGCCGCCGAGAAGGCCGGCGCCCCCGACGACTACGTCAACGAGCTGCGCCAGCGTCCCACCCGCACCTCGTCACCCGAGCTCTAG